In a single window of the Elaeis guineensis isolate ETL-2024a chromosome 6, EG11, whole genome shotgun sequence genome:
- the LOC105046928 gene encoding cysteine-rich receptor-like protein kinase 10 has product MPSSLLQLLSSSSLLFTLYTAASANKWYNCSTSNFTTNSTYRSNLQLLLPSLSSAAIPTGFSAQSRGRPPNQVFSSALCRGDVSQSECQSCLSSAVDDMPQYCPLSRRGALWYDTCFLYYSTGINVTSSSKDNETIALKKQRWFENEGQNSSNPRFAVLLADLMAGLTKRAAYGSALLFATGEVNVTSSERLYGLVQCTRDQSDDDCNQCLQRSMEFMSTRFPRSVGAETLAYSCYVRHAMYAFYDESVDAAPASSPVPMPVPYSSSPPFRQKEPGKPNRVMVIPILCGLVILSAIFFCLWRRRTFFKLSKTTDTEDEEIKDVKDLLFDLGTLRVATDNFSDMNKLGEGGFGPVYKGILSDGQQIAVKRLSRRSRQGFIELRNEVMFVAKLEHRNLVKLLGCCLEEREKLLVYEFLPNTSLDKFLFDPTKRGLLDWGKRYKIIEGIARGILYLHQDSRLKIIHRDLKPSNVLLDQYMNPKISDFGLAKLSESEKTHGLASKIAGTNGYMAPEYAMQGHFSTKSDVFSFGVLILEIVTGQRIGDFHGSGCATNLLSYVWEHWSKDMALQIIDHSLGELYHRQEALTCIHIGLLCVQEDSRKRPCMQSVVLMLSNYSIALPTPSMPAYFVPSRAATDSNVTSRIADSSPTLSSMHNTSITEIEPR; this is encoded by the exons ATGCCTTCCAGCCTCCTCCaactcctctcctcctcctccctcctcttcACCCTTTACACCGCCGCTTCTGCCAACAAGTGGTACAATTGTTCCACGTCGAACTTCACAACCAATAGCACATACCGATCTAATCTCCAACTCCTcctcccctccctctcctctGCCGCCATTCCCACCGGCTTCTCCGCCCAATCCAGAGGTCGACCTCCTAACCAAGTCTTCAGCTCCGCCCTCTGCCGTGGCGACGTCTCCCAATCCGAATGCCAGTCTTGCCTCTCCTCCGCTGTCGATGACATGCCCCAGTACTGCCCGTTGAGTCGAAGAGGGGCCCTTTGGTACGACACATGCTTCCTCTACTACTCCACCGGCATCAACGTCACCTCCTCCTCCAAAGACAACGAAACAATTGCCTTAAAGAAACAGAGATGGTTCGAAAACGAGGGGCAGAATTCCTCGAACCCGAGATTTGCGGTTCTGCTGGCCGACCTGATGGCCGGCTTGACCAAGCGGGCGGCATACGGGTCGGCACTGCTGTTTGCCACGGGGGAGGTCAATGTGACGAGCTCTGAGAGGCTGTACGGTCTGGTGCAGTGCACGAGAGATCAGTCTGACGACGACTGCAATCAGTGCCTGCAGCGGTCGATGGAGTTCATGTCGACTCGCTTTCCACGGAGTGTCGGAGCAGAGACACTGGCATACAGCTGCTACGTGAGGCATGCGATGTATGCTTTCTATGATGAATCTGTCGATGCAGCACCGGCTTCTTCGCCGGTGCCGATGCCGGTCCCCTATTCCAGCTCTCCACCGTTCCGACAAAAGGAACCAG GAAAACCGAATAGAGTCATGGTCATCCCCATTCTATGTGGGTTGGTGATCCTCTCTGCCATTTTCTTTTGTCTTTGGAGGAGGAGAACATTTTTTAAATTATCAA AAACTACAGATACTGAAGATGAGGAAATTAAAGACGTCAAAGATCTATTGTTTGATTTGGGCACACTTAGAGTTGCGACTGATAACTTCTCTGACATGAATAAACTCGGAGAAGGTGGGTTTGGGCCAGTTTACAAG GGGATTCTATCTGATGGCCAGCAAATAGCTGTGAAAAGACTTTCCCGAAGGTCACGGCAAGGATTTATAGAGCTAAGAAATGAGGTTATGTTTGTTGCTAAGCTCGAACACAGAAATCTTGTAAAGTTGCTGGGATGTTGtttagaagagagggagaagttaCTCGTCTATGAATTTCTCCCGAATACAAGCCTTGACAAATTCTTGTTTG ATCCTACTAAACGTGGACTCTTAGACTGGGGAAAGCGCTACAAAATTATCGAAGGAATTGCAAGAGGGATTCTTTATCTTCACCAAGATTCTCGGTTAAAGATTATCCATCGGGATCTAAAGCCAAGTAATGTCTTGTTAGATCAGTACATGAATCCCAAGATTTCAGACTTTGGTCTTGCAAAGCTCTCTGAATCAGAAAAGACGCACGGATTGGCTAGTAAAATTGCTGGCACAAA TGGATACATGGCTCCGGAATATGCAATGCAGGGGCATTTTTCAACTAAATCAGATGTATTTAGTTTCGGAGTTTTAATTCTAGAGATTGTGACTGGTCAAAGAATCGGTGACTTCCATGGATCGGGTTGTGCTACCAACCTCCTAAGCTAT GTCTGGGAGCACTGGAGCAAAGATATGGCTTTGCAAATAATAGATCATAGCCTAGGTGAATTGTACCATAGGCAAGAAGCCTTGACATGCATCCACATAGGATTACTCTGTGTTCAGGAAGACTCGAGGAAGAGGCCTTGCATGCAATCTGTTGTTCTGATGCTGAGTAATTATTCCATTGCTCTTCCAACTCCTTCAATGCCCGCATATTTTGTTCCAAGCAGAGCAGCCACTGATTCAAATGTGACTTCAAGAATAGCCGATTCCAGTCCTACCTTGTCATCTATGCATAACACGTCAATTACTGAAATAGAGCCCCGGTAA